In the genome of Drosophila pseudoobscura strain MV-25-SWS-2005 chromosome 3, UCI_Dpse_MV25, whole genome shotgun sequence, one region contains:
- the LOC6898745 gene encoding cell wall protein SED1, with translation MQLTLTFPVSLGLLLVLLAGAHAQDIRPEFPVDFPRPTEEGTTGVVTEEPTTPSPTGDDTTEAPTEEATSAGSPEEAATPASTENAMSAGSAEEPTTTKNDQITTTTTEAPKTTTTTEAPKTTTTTEASKTTTTTEAHPPTYIPPYAPPTISNRPTSTTKNPWILNEPAERCYLRDQRDYGYRNGGCGPWGWRSTISCYRCCYFAHRNVAGCSKIHRGRCGYH, from the exons ATGCAGTTGACGCTTACATTTCCGGTTTCGCTGGGGCTTCTGCTGGTGCTCTTAGCTGGTGCTCATGCACAGGATATAAGGCCCGAGTTCCCAGTGGATTTTCCACGGCCCACTGAAGAAGGTACGACTGGAGTAGTCACAGAAGAACCTACGACGCCCAGTCCTACAGGAGATGATACGACTGAGGCACCCACAGAAGAAGCTACGAGTGCAGGATCCCCAGAAGAAGCTGCGACTCCAGCATCCACTGAAAATGCTATGAGTGCAGGATCCGCAGAAGAACCtacaaccacaaaaaatgaTCAGAtcacaacaacgacaacagaaGCTCCCAAAACCACAACGACAACAGAAGCTCCCAAAACCACAACGACAACAGAAGCTTCCAAAACAACAACGACTACAGAAGCACATCCTCCGACTTATATACCACCATACGCACCACCCACAATCAGCAATCGACCTACTTCCACCACCAAAAATCCTTGGATCTTGAACGAGCCGGCTGAGAGATGCTATCTGAGAGATCAGAGGGATTACGGCTATCGGAACGGGGGATGTGGAC cTTGGGGCTGGCGGTCGACGATAAGCTGCTATCGCTGCTGCTACTTCGCCCACCGCAATGTGGCCGGGTGCAGTAAAATCCATCGTGGCCGCTGTGGCTACCACTAG
- the Smyd4-3 gene encoding SET and MYND domain-containing protein 4, giving the protein MKTPLSQKMGFFAEYYLKLKEQAGATCEADISKLSGFSEDEERVAYVDQLAWVQAGDANLLVRPEFDGKSASLAAEIKERATAAFKGKKWLEAMVLYTRSYMSLPNENVAEIRIVLANRSATLYHMQKYKECLIDIRRAIDLGYPKDMIYKLYERRARCYMALKDYPHTIEAFKKCITAMDDSALTSDKKSKLNLDAMTMIKMLLQDPRTAKQAAKQQKQKIALDQATALPAEKEYVSPLVRIDRSPQEGRFARAAADVKAGEELLVERPFVSVLLEKFAKSHCENCFVRSVVPVACPRCADVIYCSEQCRDEAAKKYHKYECGIVPTIWRSGASINNHIALRIFASKPLEYFLQLKPTIDKELSPEELLSLPKDDFRRVAQLERHQNKRPPSNFFQHVLMARFLTKCLQASGYFGPEPKPEQVRAICSLVLRSLQFIQFNTHEVAELHKFSSTGREKSIFIGGAIYPTLALFNHSCDPGVVRYFRGTTIHINSVRPIEAGLPINENYGPIYTQDKREERQAKMKELYWFECCCDACIDNWPLFEDLPRDVIRFRCEAPNNCAAVIEVPPSCNDFMVKCVTCGEVTNILKGLKVMQDTEMMTRTGKRLYETGDYAKALQKFIDLIRIMYDVLAPPFPDFCESQQHLKDCFLNLGNVYNLD; this is encoded by the exons ATGAAAACTCCACTCAGCCAGAAGATGGGCTTCTTTGCCGAATACTACCTGAAGCTCAAGGAGCAGGCCGGAGCCACCTGCGAAGCGGATATATCCAAGCTATCGGGATTTAGCGAAGACGAGGAGCGCGTGGCCTATGTGGATCAGCTGGCCTGGGTGCAGGCAGGGGATGCCAACCTGCTGGTGAGACCGGAATTCGATGGCAAGAGTGCCTCCCTGGCCGCGGAGATCAAGGAACGGGCCACGGCTGCCTTCAAGGGGAAGAAATGGCTGGAGGCCATGGTGCTCTATACCAGGAGCTATATGTCATTGCCCAATGAGAATG TTGCTGAGATCCGTATTGTGCTGGCCAATCGGTCTGCCACTCTGTACCACATGCAGAAATATAA GGAGTGCCTGATCGATATCCGAAGAGCCATCGACCTGGGCTACCCCAAGGATATGATCTACAAGCTGTACGAGCGACGCGCTCGATGCTACATGGCCCTCAAGGACTATCCCCATACGATTGAAGCCTTCAA AAAGTGCATTACAGCCATGGACGACTCCGCACTCACATCCGACAAGAAGTCCAAGCTAAATCTGGATGCCATGACTATGATCAAAATGCTGCTGCAAGACCCGCGCACGGCTAAGCAGGCGGCcaagcaacagaagcagaagatcGCCCTCGACCAGGCCACAgctctgccggcggagaaggAGTATGTGAGTCCCCTGGTGAGGATCGATCGCAGCCCGCAGGAGGGACGCTTTGCCCGGGCCGCTGCGGATGTGAAGGCGGGCGAGGAGCTGCTCGTCGAGCGGCCGTTTGTGTCCGTCCTACTGGAGAAATTCGCCAAGAGCCATTGCGAGAACTGCTTTGTGCG GAGTGTGGTTCCTGTGGCCTGTCCTCGCTGTGCCGATGTCATATACTGCTCGGAACAGTGTCGGGACGAAGCGGCCAAGAAGTACCATAAATATGAGTGTGGCATCGTGCCCACCATTTGGCGATCGGGTGCCTCCATCAACAATCACATTGCACTGAGGATCTTTGCCAGCAAGCCCTTGGAATACTTTCTGCAATTGAAGCCTACTATAGATAAGGAACTCTCGCCAGAGGAGCTGCTAAG TCTCCCCAAGGACGACTTCCGGCGCGTGGCCCAGCTGGAACGGCATCAGAACAAGCGCCCGCCGTCGAACTTCTTCCAGCACGTTCTGATGGCCCGATTCCTGACCAAGTGCCTGCAGGCATCTGGCTACTTTGGCCCCGAACCCAAGCCGGAGCAGGTTCGAGCCATTTGCTCACTGGTGCTGCGCAGTCTGCAGTTCATCCAATTCAACACCCACGAGGTGGCGGAACTGCACAAGTTCAGCTCGACGGGCAGGGAGAAATCCATCTTCATTGGCGGCGCCATCTATCCCACTTTGGCCCTGTTCAATCATTCGTGCGATCCCGGAGTCGTGCGCTACTTCCGGGGCACCACGATCCACATCAATAGTGTACGGCCCATCGAGGCAGGCCTCCCCATCAACGAGAACTACGGACCGATCTACACGCAGGATAAGCGTGAGGAGCGCCAGGCCAAGATGAAGGAGTTGTACTGGTTCGAGTGCTGCTGCGATGCTTGCATCGACAACTGGCCCCTGTTCGAGGATCTGCCCCGGGACGTGATCCGTTTCCGCTGCGAGGCGCCTAACAATTGTGCGGCCGTAATCGAGGTGCCCCCCAGCTGCAATGACTTTATGGTCAAGTGCGTGACCTGCGGCGAGGTGACCAATATCCTGAAGGGACTCAAGGTAATGCAGGACACGGAAATGATGACGCGCACCGGCAAACGGCTCTACGAGACCGGGGACTATGCCAAGGCGCTGCAAAAGTTCATCGACCTAATCCGCATCATGTACGATGTGCTGGCCCCACCGTTCCCCGATTTCTGTGAGAGCCAGCAGCATCTGAAGGACTGCTTCCTCAACCTAGGCAATGTATACAATCTGGATTGA
- the LOC6898748 gene encoding uncharacterized protein translates to MRKASEEKQMTRSAYDVQRDFGLSSALRSEIIWDSLAPDQAGVLKQKIKNLILNNEAKTSRKVAKQRQQLFRNVWLQRKYTNRTLLSAIIYVLVTPEMDAELALQSTTYSCHPVFRTRKCMKGENSEECCMIFIDEHGRVYANWEKYVFGNTLPKGMMIAPSRGIYTFTNDEDPGVQLMVYPTPASGARHKILNIGDKVATVGSLVAGVPLAAALAVPVGGPIVLAATAVGVATAAYSTLRSAHRLYDRVRHGQSTSITDSEARGQWLGVAGGVVGLGATGATRLMSRVAAADTEVNCAAQFAVKGINVSSIVISGTGVANGVYDLYLKVGDDQTLSKLDILQIASSLVIFTHSINNLRIASKVTNRSTLMRALRDQTRRVVRQISQESRKLHNGSAGGMFDIVRTFNDIPFKEALLSLHKINAHLAQGASVVGALGATVLPNIVSLGSGGQMRLNLEMLATQFGSKFVEHISSPGNLADVLDALARYFSDKAVQLFMEMTRTFVEQNIDSIDRTLNTFVSTETVLYRILMHCVHTYDNFAVDFLERHRQDILDVISKYFHSLQPLDEGNSSKYKCAVCKGTYYISAL, encoded by the exons ATGAGAAAAGCATCAGAAGAGAAGCAAATGACGCGCTCGGCCTACGATGTGCAACGGGACTTTGGTCTAAGCAGCGCCCTGCGCTCGGAAATCATTTGGGACTC ACTAGCCCCAGATCAGGCTGGAGTGCTAAAGCAAAAGATCAAAAATCTGATCCTAAATAATGAGGCCAAAACCAGCAGGAAGGTGGCCAAGCAACGCCAGCAACTGTTCCGAAATGTGTGGCTACAGCGGAAGTACACGAACCGCACTCTGCTCTCGGCCATCATCTACGTGCTGGTCACGCCCGAAATGGATGCAGAGCTGGCCCTGCAGTCCACCACCTATAGCTGCCATCCTGTCTTCCGCACCCGCAAGTGCATGAAGGGCGAAAACAGCGAGGAATGTTGCATGATCTTCATCGACGAACACGGCCGGGTCTATGCCAATTGGGAGAAGTATGTCTTCGGAAATACCCTGCCCAAGGGCATGATGATAGCTCCAAGTCGTGGCATTTACACCTTCACCAACGACGAGGATCCTGGAGTTCAGCTAATGGTGTATCCCACGCCAGCGTCTGGAGCGCGGCACAAAATCCTCAATATCGGCGACAAGGTGGCGACTGTTGGTAGCCTTGTGGCAGGTGTCCCCCTGGCTGCCGCCTTGGCGGTTCCCGTCGGCGGACCCATCGTTCTGGCCGCCACTGCTGTGGGCGTTGCAACGGCAGCCTATAGCACCCTGCGCTCGGCCCACCGCCTTTACGATCGTGTGCGACATGGTCAGTCCACTTCCATCACGGACAGCGAAGCTCGGGGCCAATGGCTAGGCGTGGCCGGTGGTGTGGTTGGCCTGGGAGCCACCGGAGCTACCCGACTTATGTCCAGAGTGGCCGCAGCCGACACCGAAGTGAACTGTGCCGCTCAGTTCGCCGTGAAGGGCATCAATGTGTCTTCCATTGTCATATCCGGCACGGGTGTGGCCAACGGTGTGTACGACCTATATTTGAAAGTTGGCGACGATCAGACCTTGTCCAAACTGGATATCCTGCAGATTGCCTCGAGCCTGGTTATATTCACGCACTCCATTAATAATCTCCGCATAGCTTCCAAAGTGACCAATAGATCAACGTTGATGCGCGCGCTGCGCGATCAAACCAG AAGAGTCGTTAGGCAAATCTCGCAAGAGTCCAGAAAGCTGCATAACGGCTCCGCCGGAGGAATGTTTGATATTGTGCGCACCTTTAATGATATACCATTCAAGGAGGCCTTGCTCAGCCTGCACAAGATCAATGCGCATCTTGCGCAAGGAGCTTCTGTGGTCGGTGCCCTGGGCGCCACTGTGCTGCCCAATATTGTGAGCCTGGGCAGCGGGGGACAGATGCGCCTGAATCTGGAAATGCTGGCCACTCAATTTGGCAGCAAATTTGTGGAGCACATCAGCAGTCCGGGCAACCTCGCGGACGTGCTAGACGCTTTGGCCCGGTACTTTAGCGATAAGGCGGTGCAGCTTTTTATGGAAATGACGCGTACCTTTGTGGAACAGAATATCGACTCGATTGACCGCACCCTGAACACGTTCGTCTCCACGGAGACGGTTCTCTATCGGATATTAATGCACTGCGTGCACACCTATGATAATTTTGCTGTGGATTTCCTTGAGCGCCATCGCCAGGACATCTTGGACGTAATCTCCAAGTACTTCCACTCCCTGCAGCCGCTCGACGAGGGGAACTCCAGCAAATATAAATGTGCTGTCTGCAAGGGAACGTACTATATAAGTGCTTTGTGA